AATGATTATGGATTTGTATTTATTCATAGATCTTATCTTATCAATATAAATCATGTAAAAATCTTTAAATACAATAAAGTAACTTTAACAGATAATACAATCCTAAATATTACTCAAACTTTTAGAAAAAACTTAAGAGAGTTGCAGATGAAGATAGGTGAAATTTAATGAACACTATTAATTATGTCTTATTTTATCTTATAGTAAATATTTTATATGTATATACCATATTTAGATTTATGGGAGTTTTTTTTGAACGAGAAAAAATAAAGAGAAAAGAAGTATTTTCTTATTTTATTTTTTATATAGTAATTTCTTTTATTTTTTTAGTCTTTAATATACCTTTACTTAGTTTAATTACAAATATAATTTCTTTTTTTCTACTATCTTTAAATTATAAGTCAAATTTTAAAAAGAAAGTTATCTCTATATTTTTTATAATTTCAATAATGATGTTTTCAGAAATTATAGTTACTTTGTTTATGGTTAATATAGATTTATCTATTTTTAAGTCAATCTATCTAGATATTTCTATTATAATTTTTAGTCGAATAATAAGCTATCTTATCGTATTAATATTTGAAGGAGCTAAAAATGTAAAAAACAATATAGAATTACCTAATATTTATTGGTTTTCTGTCTTTTTTATTCCTTTAAGTTCTATGTATTTAACATTGTTACTTTTTCAAAATAGTAATTTGAATAAATATGAATTATTAATCTCCATACTAATATTATTTATAATCAATATAGTTACTTTTTATTTATATGATATGTTAACTAGAATATATAAGGAGAAAATACAAAATGAATTATTAGAGAAACAAAATCAATATTATGAAGAACAATTTAAAATTATGAATTCTTCTTATAAAAAATTAAAAGCTATAAGACATGATTTAAAAAATCACCTTATAGCTATAGAAGATTATATAATTCATAATAAAAAAGAAAAAGTACTAAAATATATAGAAAAAATTAATACTTCATCTTATGATAAAAGAGAGTTCGCCCATTCTGGTAATGTAGATATTGATAGTATATTAAATTATAAAATTCAATATGCCAAGTCAAAAGGTATAAGTATAGATTTAAATTTAAATATACCATATGATTTAAATTTAGATTCTTTTGATATGATTATAGTAATTGGCAACTTAATAGATAATGCCATAGAAGCAACTTTTAAATTAGAAAATGATAAAAGATTTATACATATTAATATATTTTATGATAGAAATATACTTCATATGCACTTTAAAAATAACTTTGATGGTAAGATTATAAAAGAGAAAGAAAAAATCCTAACCACAAAAAAAGATAAGTTTAATCATGGTATAGGACTTAAAAATGTTAAATATATATTAAATAAATATGAGGGGGACTTAGATTGTAGTTATGATGATAATATATTTTATGTAAAATTATTATTTTATTTATAAATATTTATTGTACTTTTCCAAATAAAATCATTATTGAGAGTATAAATAAAGATATAGATATTGTAAGGGCAATATTATTAACTTTTAATATTAATAACATCAAAACTATAGCTAATTCTAAAATACACATCATTTTTGATATGATTTTATATTTCTTTGCTTTTTCTTTATTAGAAAAATTATTAATATCTTCTACTGGAGATAGTAATACTATAAATGATGATATGATTACTAAAAATAATATAATATAATTTGATGATGGAATATATTTTATAGATATCATTGCTATTATAGTTACAGCCAGAGAAAATATATAGCAATTTAAATTGTTACCTGCATCATATCCTCCTGCATATGAACGAATTGGTTCATAAGAAATAATAAAAATTATACTCTCTAGAACTCTATCAAATAATATTCCAATTACAATTATAGTTATAATATTTACTATCATAAGTATAATTCTTTTTAGTATAAGTCTATCAGGGCTATTAATGCTATTTTCGATTTTCATATTTTAATTCCTTTTAAAAAGTTATTTTTTATTTAGTTAATATAATTATATGATAAAAATATCCATGATATCTTCAAAATGTAATAACTCGTATTCTCCATGTCATAACTCATAATTATTTATATTCCTATATAAAGTATTTCTACCTAATTACACAAACTAATTATAAAAAAAGCTTGAACTATTTAAAAGTTCAAGTTTTTTATGAAAATATAGTTGAATGTTTAATTTCTAACTTTTAAAAGAAGATGATTTTTTCTCTTATTTTTATATTTATCTGCATACATATTTTCATCAGCAGTTTTCAAAACTTTTTCTATAGGCTTTTCTCCAATTTTTATTAAATCCCAACCAATAGAAATACTCATAACAAATTCATTATGAATTTTGTTATACTCTCCAACAGAATTTTTAATTCTATTTACCAAACTATTTATATCCTCTTTTTTTATATTGTATAATATAATAGCAAATTCATCTCCACCTATTCTTGCTACTGTATCACCTTCCCTAAGATTACTTTTTAATATTTTTGCAGCATCTTTAAGATATTTATCTCCCATTAAATGTCCCTTACTATCATTAACTTTTTTCATATTATCAAGATCAGCCATTACAATTCCAAGAGTTTCATATCCTAATTCATTGATTAATCTCATTTCTTTTTCAAAATAGAGTCTATTATACAATCCTGTTAATGAATCTTTTAAGCTAAGTATTGAAAGTTTTTTATTAACTTTTTCAAGTTCTATTGTTTTTTCTTGTAATTGTTGATTATACTTATTTAATTTATAAAAAAGAGTTTTATATGGCTCTTTTAAATTTATAAAATTTAAAGCCTTATATAAAAGATAATAAGAAATTATTTTAAATATATATCCTAATGAAATATATATATTTTCTTGTCCTAAAAAGTTAATAAAAAAACTATTAGAAATTAAGAGTGAAACCATGGAACTCATAAGTATATAATACATCTCATTATGAAAATACTTTTTATATTTAAACATAGTTATAATACTTAAAGATATTAATATAATTGCAAAAAACATTATTACAAAGGTAGAAGGGTTAAAAATATTAGTCACAAATATAATAAATAGGGAAAATATACTTACACTTAAATATATTAAAAAAAATAAATGTAATCTAAATTTAAAATGAAAATTTAGAAATGATACAAAAAGAGATATTGATTGAATTATTCTCGATATAAGCCATAAATTTATATGAATAGACATAGAATAATTAAATATACCTATATTAGGATTAGTTAAAATGTGTAATATATCAAAAAAGGCTACAAAACCATAAGAAAGTCCTAAAAAAGTAAAATAGTGAGTTTGCGAAATTTCATAAGTATTTAATGCTATTATAGCCATTGACATTCCAATTATTATAGCAAAAATATTTGATATAACTTGAAAAAAAATAAAATTTTGAAAAGATATATATACATATATAATTATTAATAAGCCTAAAATTAATATAGAAAAAATTCTGTTATTTTGTTTTAATATTATATCTTTAGATGTCATAAGATCACCCCGTATAGGTCTAAAGTCCTATTAGTCTTTAGTGATTTATACCCATATAATGTTCTATATAACAAAAATTAAGAGCATTTTAAAAATGCTCTTAATTTTAATAGTTAAATAAATAGATTAACATCTGAGTTTTCTGCTGCACCTAAATAATTTGCAACTCCACCTATTTCTACTCCATCTATAAGTTCTTCTCTTTTTATTCCCATAACATCCATACTCATTGCACAAGCTACTATTCTTACACCATTTTCTTGTGCTTTTTTTATTAACTCTTCCAGTGAATCAATATTTTTATCATTCATTACTTTTCTAATCATTTTTGATCCCATGCCAGCCATATTCATACGAGACAGTCCTAATTTCTTACTTCCTCTAGGCATCATTTTTGAAAACATTTTATCCATAAAACTTTTATCTGTTTCTACCTTCTCATCTTTTCTTAAAATATTTAATCCCCAGAATGTAAAGAACATGGTAACTTCTCTACCCATAGATGCTGCACCATTTGCAATTATAAAGGAAGCTATAGCTTTATCTAAATCTCCACTAAATACAACCATACTTTTATCTTCTTTAGGATTTATTACTTCTTTATTTTGAGTTTTTACAATTGAACTACCCTTTTTTAAAATAGCTAAAAATGAATTTTCTTCTTTTTTAGTTGATATCAAAGTATTACCTGTTCTTTCTGCCCATGTTTTTATATCACTCATAAAGCCAGGATCAGTAGCTTTTACTTCTAATATATCTCCCTCTTCTAATTCTTTCATTTTATTAAAAACTTGCATAATAGGTCCTGGACATTGAAGCCCACAAGCATTCAATTTTACCGTTTTTCTTTCTGTGTCCTCTGTATTCTCTAAATTTCCAGCTTCATCATAATTAATATCTGCGCTACATGCTTCAGTTGAACAATTATCATCATTACAATCCATACAACTAAAAGTAGAATATCCTCCATTTAGATTCATTACATTTTTAAATCCATTTTGTTTTAATATTCTAGTTGCAATATATCCTCTTACTCCTATAGCACAATAGACTACTATTGTTTTATCTTTATCTAATTCATTTAATCTTTTTCTTAATTCATCTACAGGTATATTAATAGAGTTATCTATAAAACCAAGCTGTCTCTCAATATCTTCTCTAACATCAAGAATTATAGTATTACTAATATCTAAAGTTTCTATCTCATCATAGTTTATAACATCTACATCACCTTTTAGTATGTTTTCAGCTGTAAAACCTGCCATATTTACAGGATCTTTGGCCGATGAATAAGGTGGTGCATAAGCAAGCTCTAATTTTTTCAAATCATAAATAGTACTATTAAATCTAATAGCTGTTGCAATTACATCTATTCTTTTATCTACTCCATTATATCCTACAATTTGAGATCCTAATACTTTTCCAGTTTTATCAAATATCAATTTTATTGTCATTGGTATTGCCCCTGGATAATATCCTGCATTTGATTTCGAATGTATTAGTGCAACAAAATAATCCTCTTTATATTTTAAATTATTTTTCTTTAAGGTTTTTTCATTTATACCAGTACTAGCTATAGTTAAATCAAATACTTTTGCAATTGAAGTTCCCTGAGTCCCCTCATATTTTTCATATCTACCTACAATATTATTTGCAACAATCCTACCTTGTTTATTAGCAGGACCTGCAAGTGGTACCATTGTCTTGCTTTTTGTATTGAAATCAATTACTTCTACAACATCTCCTAATGCATATATATTATCGTCAGAAGTTTTTAAGTATTCATCAACTATTATTCCACCACGTTTATTAGTTTCAAGTTCTGCGGTTTTTGCAAGCTCTGAATTAGGTCTTATACCAATTGAAAGAATTATCATATCCGTTTCAATTTTATCACCACTTTGTAAAACTACAGTTGTACTTCCATCATTCTTATTTATAAATTCTTTAACTCCATCTTCTAATACTAATTTAACCCCTTTACTTCTTATATGATTATGAGCTATTTGAGCCATTTCATAATCTACAGGAGCCATAACTTGATCTGCCATTTCTATAATAAAAACCTCTAGTCCTTTATCATGAAGATTTTCTGCCATCTCAAGTCCTATAAATCCTCCACCAATAACAGCTGCTCTTTTTGGTTTTTTTGTATCCATATATGACTTTATTTTATCTGTATCTGGTATGTTCCATAATGAAAAAATATTCTCTGCATCTATTCCTTTTATTGGTGGTCGTAAAGGTGTAGAACCTGGTGAAAGAACTAAAACATCATAACTTTCCTTATATTCTTGGTTATTATCTAACTTTTTTATAGTGATTTCTTGTTTATCTCTATCTATACTTATGACTTCATTTTTAACTCTTACATCAATATTAAATCTAGAATTCATGTCCTCTGGAGTTTGAAGTAATAAATTATCTCTTTCTTCTATAGTACCTCCAATATAGTAAGGAAGTCCACAATTTGCAAAAGAAATATATTCTCCTCTTTCTATCATTATTATTTCTGAATCTTCATCCATTCTTCTAAGCCTTGCAGCAGTACTAGCACCACCTGCTACCCCACCTACTATAACTATTTTTTTTGACATTTATATTTCCTCCTATAATATAATATTTGCATATTTGAATAATACGATTATATTGTTAAAAATAATGCATTTATAGGCATTATTTTATAATTGAACTTATTATTTTTTTTGCATCTTCATCTATAACATAATAATTTATCTCAGTACCATTTCTCTTTCCTTCAATAATACCTGCAGCTTTAAGTTTTGCTAAATGCTGAGATATTGTGGATTGAGGAGCATTTAAACAGCTTTGAATTGTAGAAACATTCCTACCTTCTTGTTCCATAAGTCCATGTACAATACATAGTCTTATAGGGTGTGCTAGTGATTTTAATATTTCTGATTTTTTATCAAATATATCTTTTTTCCCTAAATCCATATTTATCTCTCCTAATATTAATATATTCTAATTTTATGATATAACAATAAATTTTGCAAGTATTTATTTAAATTTCTTTCTATTTATGATAAAATTAAAAAAGTAATTATGTTAAAAACTTATCTGAGTAAACTCTTCTATATTTTTCCAATATATATTTTAATCAATTTTTCAATATTTGGAGGTGCTTATGAATAGAAATCTATCTATACAAATTGACAAAACCGAAAATTCTATAATAAAATATGTGCTTTTAATTTTACCTATATCATTTATAATCTCTGCATTTCTTTTAGATGATATTGATACAATAATAAAGGGACTATACAATATCATGTGGAGCGAAGACATACTTTTAACTGACTATTTAGAAATAGCAGGTATTGGTGCTACTTTAATAAATTCATCATTAATAACATTTTTTAATTTATTTCTTCTACATAAATTAAAAGTGCCTATAAATGGTACAGCTATTGCTGGTGTATTTATTGTTGCAGGCTTCTCATTTTTTGGCAAAAATATATTTAATGTTTGGCCAATATATATAGGAACTTTTATTTATTCAGTTTATCAAGGTAGAAAATATCGTTCTGTTATATATATATCAATGTTTGCTACATCTCTTTCTCCAATTGTAAGTCAATTATCATTTGGACTTGGTCTCCCTCTCATAGAGGGAATTGTCTTAGGATGGCTTTTTGGCATAGGAATTGGTTTTATAATAACTCCACTTTCTGCACATTTAGTTCGTGCACATGATGGTTATAATATTTATAATGTAGGCTTCACGGCAGGATTTATTGCTACAGTTCTTATAGCAGTACTTAGAAGTTATGGTTTGGATATCAGTACACAATCTATATTATCTTCAAAATATGATACTTTCTTGAAAGTTTTTTTACTTTCATTTTCTATAATACTAATATTAATAGGTTATTTATTAAATAAGAAAACGTTTAAAGGATATAGAGAAATATTCGAGTACTCAGGAAGACTCGTTACAGATTTTATTTTGCTCATAGGAATAGGAAATACTTTTGTAAATATGGGACTTATGGGTGTAATTTCAATTATTTATGTTATAATATCTGGAGGAGCAATTAACGGTCCAATTGTAGGAGGAATTTTAACAATAATAGGTTTTTCTGCATTTGGTAAACATCCAAAAAATACTATACCAATATTACTTGGAGTATTTGCTGCAGGACTTTTGAATATTTGGGATATAAATTCAACAGTTGTTATAATTGCTGGGTTATTTAGCACAACACTCGCGCCTATTGCTGGTGAATATGGTCCTTTTGCTGGATTTATAAGTGGGTTTCTTCATCTAGCTGTAGTAATGAATGTTGGAGTAGTTCATGGTGGAGTAAATCTATATAATAATGGATTTTCTGGAGGAATTGTTGCATCTGTTCTTGTTCCTATATTAGATACATTTTCGAAAGGAGATTGAAATTGAAGCATGATATTAAAAAAATAAGTAAAATAATTGACGAATTAACCACTTTTTGTCTTATACATGGAGCAAATAATATTAATATGAATGTAGAAAACAGTAAAGAATATTTCAAAATATCTTTTTATGTAGATTGTTTGGATTATAAAGACAAAAGAGTTTCTCGACTTGAAAGATTGTTAAATGTACCAAGACAAACAGAAATGGAAGAATTTTATTGGGAATTAACTGGTGAATCAGATCATGATTCAGAACTTAGTATAGTAGGAATGATGATTGACAAAGTTGAATTTATACATGAAAATGAGTCGCTTAAAATAATTTTATACAGATATAAATAACTCTCTATATGCAGGAGAGTTATTTTTTATGCCTTTTTTTGGTCACAAATATATATCAATAAGAGTATTATATATAGAAACAAGTTTAGCATAAGGAGTTGAATTTGTATGGACGATAAAAAATATAATGAAGAATATGAGAGACCAAATTATAGGTTGGCTCGTGCTTATGTGCCTTACCAGAAAATGTGTAAAGTATATGATTTAAAAGAGGCATTATGTAAAGGAACACTATTTCCTGAACTATATATGCCATATGAAATCCATAATAAAAAGAAAAGATGCTAATAGGAGGTGCAATTTATGGATTCTAGACAATTAGAATTATTAGAAGAGATTATGCAAGTAAGCTTTGGTTTAGTTGAAACAAATCTTTATCTTGATACTCACCCTGCAGATGAAAAAGCTTTAATGCTTCATAATACATTTTCAAAACAATATCGTGATTTAATGAAAGTTTATTCTAGAGAATATGGACCATTAATGTATACGGGTATGAGTATGTGTCCTTGGCAATATATAGATTCACCTTGGCCATGGGATATTGAATACAAAAAATGCAAATGGGAATAAGGAGGTAATTTTATGTGGATTTATGAAAAAAAGATACAATATCCTGTAAGAGTAGACTCCTGTAACCCTGCACTTGCAGCTATGATATTAGAACAGTTTGGTGGGGCAGATGGAGAACTATCAGCAGGTGTAAGATATTTAACTCAAAGATGGACTATGCCTACAAATCAGGCAAAAGGAATACTTACAGATATTGGGACTGAAGAACTTGCTCACTGGGAGATTATTGGTACAATTGTCTATAAGTTAGTAAAGGATGCTCCTATAGAAAAAATTAAAGGAACACCTTTTGAAGCACATTATGCAAATCATGGTAAAAGCCCATTCCCTCACAATGCAGCAGGAGTACCATGGACTGCTACATTCTTAAATTCAAAAGACGACCCTATAGCAGATCTTCATGACGATATGGCAGCAGAAGAAAAGGCTCGTGCAACATATGAACATCTTATAAATTTAAGTGATGATCCTGGTGTTAGAGATACCCTAAGGTTTTTAAGGGAAAGAGAAGTTGTACACTTCCAAAGATTTGGAGAAACTTTAAGAATAGTTGAAGATCATAAAAACAGCAAAAAATATTATTAAATTTAAATAAAATTTAATATCTAAAATATTAAAAATCTCTCTTAACAAACACTACTTGTGACTTATTTGTTAAGAGAGGTTTTTATAATATTTTAAAATCAACATAGCTAGAATATATATTTTAGTTCTTTTATACTATCTATTCTAATATCAGCTTCATCTAATTCACCAGGTTTATGAAATCCATAATTACAGCCTATAGTTAAAATATTATTTTTCTTTCCTGCTTCTATATCCTGAAATCTATCACCTATCATAACCATATCTGTAGGATATTTCTTCTTTAAAATAGCTAATATTTTATATTTAGGAGTATAATGATATTCTTCAGAACAAGCCATTTCTACAAAGTAACTATCTAATCCAAATATTTCTTTTGACTTATCTCTATAACCTATACTACAGTTACTAAGAAATACTAAATTATATCCCTTATCTTTTAAATATCTAAGAGTTTCTATTGCATGTGGATATAATACTGCTTTTCCAGAGTTTATTTGACTCACTATTTCTCTACCTATTATTTTACTTGCTTTATCTCTAATATCTGGATCAATGTTTGGCATAAACTCTTCCCACATTGCTTTGCTACTAAATCCTAGCCAATATGAAATTTCTTCATCATTCCATTTTTTCTCTGGAGCTTCACCTAAATTAACTAGATAATTATAGGATTTTCTAAATGCAGGTCCATAAATTTTTATACTATTATGAATAGTACCATCATAATCTAAAAATATTGTTTTTATATTTTCAAATATATTGATTTTCCCTATATTTCTCTTAATAAATTTGCCATTTCTATTGCTGTAATAGCTGCTTCAGACCCTTTATTTCCTGATTTTGTCCCTGCTCTTTCTATAGCTTGCTCAATAGTATCGGTTGTAAGTACTCCAAATATAACAGGTAATTCTGTTTCTAAAGATACATTTGCAATTCCCTTTGAAACTTCACTTGATACATAATCAAAATGTGGTGTAGCTCCTCTAATTACAGCACCTATACATATTACACCATCATATTTTTCTGACTTAGCTAACTTTTTAGCGACTAAAGGCATTTCAAATGCTCCAGGTACCCAAACAATTTCAATATCTTCTTCTTCAACCCCATGACGTTTAAAAGTATCTATAGATCCAGATAATAATTTACTTCCTATAAATTCATTAAATCTTCCTACTACTATAGAGAATTTTAACCCTTTAGCAATTAAATTTCCTTCGTATGTTTTCATTTACTTTTCCTCCTTAAAATTTAGCATGTGACCCATTTTTTTCTTTTTAGTTTTTAAATAATATTCATTTCTTTCATTATGATTCATCTGAATAGGTACTCTTTCTACAACTTCTATTCCATATCCTGAAATTCCTGATAACTTTTTAGGATTATTAGTCATAAGTTCTACCTTTCTTACACCTAAATCAGATAATATTTGAGCACCAATACCATAGTCTCTCATATCTTCTGGAAAACCAAGAGCTATATTAGCTTCCACTGTATCCATTCCTTTATCTTGTAGAGCATAAGCTTTGATCTTATTTATCAAACCAATTCCTCTTCCTTCTTGACGCATATAAAGTAATATTCCTCTTCCTTCTTCTTCAATATTTCTCATAGCTGCAGCAAATTGATCTCCACAGTCACATCTAAGAGAACCAAAGGCATCCCCTGTTAAACATTCTGAATGTACTCTTACTAATACTGGATTTTCATCAGATACATCTCCTTTAACTAGAGCTACATGATGTTCTCCATTTAGTTTATTAACATATCCTACTATTTTAAATTCTCCATATTTAGTAGGCATAAAAGCTTCTGATGCTCTTTCTATTAAAGATTCATTTTTTCTTCTATATTTAATTAAATCTGCTATAGTTATTATTTTTAAATTATGTTCTTTTACATATTCCATAAGCTCCGGTACTCTAGCCATTGTTCCATCTTCATTCATAATTTCACATATAACACCTGCAGGATATAAATTAGCTAACTTTGCTAAATCTACTGCTGCTTCTGTATGACCTGCTCTTTTTAATACCCCACCTTCTTTTGCTACTAAAGGGAATATATGTCCTGGCCTATTAAAATCATTTGATGTTGCAGTAGTATCTATTAATTTTTGAACTGTCATGGCTCTTTCTTCTGCTGAAATACCAGTGGTAGTTTCTGTAGAGTCAACAGATACTGTAAAAGCTGTTTCCTTTGGATCTGTATTTACAGATACCATTGGATAAATATCTAACTCATTAACTCTTTCTTTTGTCATAGGAGTACATATAAGACCTCTACCATATTTAGCCATGAAGTTTATTTCCCCAGCAGTTGCTTTTTCAGCTGCCATTAATAAGTCCCCTTCATTTTCCCTATTTTCATCATCTACTACTACAATCATTTTTCCCGCTTTAATATCTTCAATTGCTTCTTCTATTGTATTAAATTTATACATTTTGTCACCTTCCTTTATGCAAATCCATTTTCTTTTAAAAAATTTATATCTATTGAACTTTTTGGTTGATCCAACTTTTCAAATGTAATAAATCTTTCAATATATTTTCCAACCATATCACATTCTAAATTTACCTCATCACCTACTTTTTTACCTAATAATATAGTTTCTTCTTTAGTTAATGGTATAATTGAAACTTTGAAAATATTATCATCTACTAAAGCTACTGTTAAACTAGTTCCATCAATAGCTATAGAACCTTTATTAATGATATACTTCATAAATTCAGAGGTAAATTCTATAGAGACCCAAGTAGCATTATCTTCTTCCTCTATATCTTTAATAATACCTACTCCATCTATATGTCCAGATACAATATGTCCTCCAAATCTATCTCCTAATTTCATTGCTCTTTCAAGATTAACTCTACTTCCAGTAGTTAAATTTCTTAAATTACTACGTCTCATTGTTTCAGGCATAACATCTATAGTAAAACTACTTTTATCAAAATCCACAACTGTAAGACATACTCCATTAGTACTTATGCTATCACCTAGCTGTATTCTTTCTAAAACCTTCTGTGATTTAACAGTTATTTGAGCTGAATTAATACCCTTTACAACCTTATCAACTATTCCTATTTCTTCTATAAGTCCTGTAAACATTTATCTATCTTCCTTCCTTAAATAACCTTCAATTAAAATATCTTCATTGAATTTTGACATAGTCATATCTTTTAGAATAAATGCATCATCTATATAGGCTCTACCTTGTCCTCCAACTGGAGTTTTAGCATTCTTTCCTCCTATTATTTTAGGTGCTATGAAGGATAGTATTTTATCTACAATACCTTGTTCTAATGCACTATAGTTCAAAGTAGATCCTCCCTCTAATAGAATACTGTCTATCTTCATTCTAGCTAATTGACTCATCAAATCAGTTAAATCTACCTTCCCATTTTTTAATGGAGTAATTATAACTTCTCCACCTTTTTCTTTAATTAATTGTATTTTTTGATCATCAATTTTTTCAGTTGTAGCTATAATTGTTTTTGATTTTGATTTTATATTTAATACATTAGCATCTAAAGGAACTCTTCCATTTGTATCTACAATTATTCTAATAGGATCTAAATATCTATCATCAAGTCTTGTTGTAAGTCTAGGATTATCCTTTAATACAGTACCTATACCTACCATAATGGCAGATACTTTATGTCGTATTTGATGTACATATTTTCTAGACAATTCATTAGTAATCCACTTTGAATCTCCAGTATATGATGAAATTTTACCATCTAAAGTCATTGCTGTTTTTAGTATACAAAATGGCTTATTCTGAGTTATATACTTTATAAAAATCTCATTTACTTTTTTTATTTCTTCTTCTAAAAC
The Senegalia massiliensis genome window above contains:
- a CDS encoding sensor histidine kinase, yielding MVNIDLSIFKSIYLDISIIIFSRIISYLIVLIFEGAKNVKNNIELPNIYWFSVFFIPLSSMYLTLLLFQNSNLNKYELLISILILFIINIVTFYLYDMLTRIYKEKIQNELLEKQNQYYEEQFKIMNSSYKKLKAIRHDLKNHLIAIEDYIIHNKKEKVLKYIEKINTSSYDKREFAHSGNVDIDSILNYKIQYAKSKGISIDLNLNIPYDLNLDSFDMIIVIGNLIDNAIEATFKLENDKRFIHINIFYDRNILHMHFKNNFDGKIIKEKEKILTTKKDKFNHGIGLKNVKYILNKYEGDLDCSYDDNIFYVKLLFYL
- a CDS encoding accessory gene regulator B family protein; amino-acid sequence: MKIENSINSPDRLILKRIILMIVNIITIIVIGILFDRVLESIIFIISYEPIRSYAGGYDAGNNLNCYIFSLAVTIIAMISIKYIPSSNYIILFLVIISSFIVLLSPVEDINNFSNKEKAKKYKIISKMMCILELAIVLMLLILKVNNIALTISISLFILSIMILFGKVQ
- a CDS encoding sensor domain-containing diguanylate cyclase, translated to MTSKDIILKQNNRIFSILILGLLIIIYVYISFQNFIFFQVISNIFAIIIGMSMAIIALNTYEISQTHYFTFLGLSYGFVAFFDILHILTNPNIGIFNYSMSIHINLWLISRIIQSISLFVSFLNFHFKFRLHLFFLIYLSVSIFSLFIIFVTNIFNPSTFVIMFFAIILISLSIITMFKYKKYFHNEMYYILMSSMVSLLISNSFFINFLGQENIYISLGYIFKIISYYLLYKALNFINLKEPYKTLFYKLNKYNQQLQEKTIELEKVNKKLSILSLKDSLTGLYNRLYFEKEMRLINELGYETLGIVMADLDNMKKVNDSKGHLMGDKYLKDAAKILKSNLREGDTVARIGGDEFAIILYNIKKEDINSLVNRIKNSVGEYNKIHNEFVMSISIGWDLIKIGEKPIEKVLKTADENMYADKYKNKRKNHLLLKVRN
- a CDS encoding DsrE/DsrF/DrsH-like family protein, coding for MSKKIVIVGGVAGGASTAARLRRMDEDSEIIMIERGEYISFANCGLPYYIGGTIEERDNLLLQTPEDMNSRFNIDVRVKNEVISIDRDKQEITIKKLDNNQEYKESYDVLVLSPGSTPLRPPIKGIDAENIFSLWNIPDTDKIKSYMDTKKPKRAAVIGGGFIGLEMAENLHDKGLEVFIIEMADQVMAPVDYEMAQIAHNHIRSKGVKLVLEDGVKEFINKNDGSTTVVLQSGDKIETDMIILSIGIRPNSELAKTAELETNKRGGIIVDEYLKTSDDNIYALGDVVEVIDFNTKSKTMVPLAGPANKQGRIVANNIVGRYEKYEGTQGTSIAKVFDLTIASTGINEKTLKKNNLKYKEDYFVALIHSKSNAGYYPGAIPMTIKLIFDKTGKVLGSQIVGYNGVDKRIDVIATAIRFNSTIYDLKKLELAYAPPYSSAKDPVNMAGFTAENILKGDVDVINYDEIETLDISNTIILDVREDIERQLGFIDNSINIPVDELRKRLNELDKDKTIVVYCAIGVRGYIATRILKQNGFKNVMNLNGGYSTFSCMDCNDDNCSTEACSADINYDEAGNLENTEDTERKTVKLNACGLQCPGPIMQVFNKMKELEEGDILEVKATDPGFMSDIKTWAERTGNTLISTKKEENSFLAILKKGSSIVKTQNKEVINPKEDKSMVVFSGDLDKAIASFIIANGAASMGREVTMFFTFWGLNILRKDEKVETDKSFMDKMFSKMMPRGSKKLGLSRMNMAGMGSKMIRKVMNDKNIDSLEELIKKAQENGVRIVACAMSMDVMGIKREELIDGVEIGGVANYLGAAENSDVNLFI
- a CDS encoding ArsR/SmtB family transcription factor, with translation MDLGKKDIFDKKSEILKSLAHPIRLCIVHGLMEQEGRNVSTIQSCLNAPQSTISQHLAKLKAAGIIEGKRNGTEINYYVIDEDAKKIISSIIK
- a CDS encoding DUF1576 domain-containing protein, with the protein product MNRNLSIQIDKTENSIIKYVLLILPISFIISAFLLDDIDTIIKGLYNIMWSEDILLTDYLEIAGIGATLINSSLITFFNLFLLHKLKVPINGTAIAGVFIVAGFSFFGKNIFNVWPIYIGTFIYSVYQGRKYRSVIYISMFATSLSPIVSQLSFGLGLPLIEGIVLGWLFGIGIGFIITPLSAHLVRAHDGYNIYNVGFTAGFIATVLIAVLRSYGLDISTQSILSSKYDTFLKVFLLSFSIILILIGYLLNKKTFKGYREIFEYSGRLVTDFILLIGIGNTFVNMGLMGVISIIYVIISGGAINGPIVGGILTIIGFSAFGKHPKNTIPILLGVFAAGLLNIWDINSTVVIIAGLFSTTLAPIAGEYGPFAGFISGFLHLAVVMNVGVVHGGVNLYNNGFSGGIVASVLVPILDTFSKGD
- a CDS encoding spore coat associated protein CotJA — protein: MDDKKYNEEYERPNYRLARAYVPYQKMCKVYDLKEALCKGTLFPELYMPYEIHNKKKRC
- a CDS encoding spore coat protein CotJB, which translates into the protein MDSRQLELLEEIMQVSFGLVETNLYLDTHPADEKALMLHNTFSKQYRDLMKVYSREYGPLMYTGMSMCPWQYIDSPWPWDIEYKKCKWE